From Actinomyces sp. oral taxon 171 str. F0337, one genomic window encodes:
- the metE gene encoding 5-methyltetrahydropteroyltriglutamate--homocysteine S-methyltransferase translates to MSATPESVAPASPAEIAVTESQVPSAPLPGATILGYPRIGRDRELKRAVESFWKGNLSVDELRHAAAELRGATRSRLTDLGLTQPASIPADFTLYDQVLQVTATLGAAPARFRDLLNADGALDVEGYFTLARGEGARPALEMTKWLDSNYHYLVPEIDASTPIDYVDKAIAAQVREARAAGTEVRPVVVGPVSYLLMAKPSDEAAEGFHPLDRLSDVLHAYGHLLMDLHEAGATWVQLDEPALVSDSWNVERQRVLDAVRDAYTWLGAIVERPQILVAGTYGSLGDALPVLGHAPIEALGLDLVAGSLPETGDLAALEGKAVVAGVVSGRNIWRTDLNRAMETLEQLRERLPEGTPITVATSTSLQHVPHDVERETAIDPEIRSWLAFADQKVGEVITLAKGLSQGRDAIAAELTQDADLRNQRAAHPGVRRDEVRTAVDAVTDADRTRAPYTERKAAQDERLGLPELPTTTIGSFPQTAEIRKARAAWRKGEIDAAAYDAAMRAEIASVVALQERLGLDVLVHGEAERNDMVQYFAELLDGFVTTEHGWVQSYGSRCTRPSILWGDVARPEPMTVAWSAYAQSLTDKPLKGMLTGPVTIMAWSFVRDDIPRAQVADQLGLALRAEVADLEAAGIGVIQVDEPAIRETLPLRRADRPAYLEWSVGSFRLATGGAAPATQIHTHLCYSEFDVVIDAVDHLDADVTSIEASRSRMDILPAVAEHGFERQLGPGVWDIHSPRVPSQSECTELLQRAVDALGAEKVWVNPDCGLKTRAYPETEASLASLVGAARAVRGGR, encoded by the coding sequence ATGAGCGCCACCCCTGAGTCGGTCGCCCCCGCCTCACCGGCTGAGATCGCCGTGACGGAGTCACAGGTCCCCTCCGCCCCTCTGCCGGGGGCCACCATCCTGGGATACCCCCGCATCGGCAGGGACCGCGAGCTCAAACGCGCCGTGGAGTCCTTCTGGAAGGGGAACCTGAGCGTCGATGAGCTCAGGCACGCCGCCGCCGAGCTGCGCGGGGCGACCCGCTCGCGCCTGACGGACCTGGGGCTGACTCAGCCCGCCTCGATCCCCGCGGACTTCACTCTCTACGACCAGGTTCTTCAGGTGACTGCCACTCTGGGAGCCGCACCCGCCCGTTTCCGTGACCTGCTGAATGCCGACGGTGCCCTTGACGTCGAGGGCTACTTCACGCTGGCCCGCGGTGAGGGCGCCCGTCCGGCCCTGGAGATGACCAAGTGGCTGGACTCCAACTACCACTACCTGGTCCCCGAGATCGACGCCTCCACCCCCATCGACTACGTCGACAAAGCCATCGCCGCCCAGGTCCGCGAGGCCAGGGCCGCGGGGACCGAGGTGCGCCCCGTCGTCGTAGGACCGGTGAGCTACCTGCTCATGGCCAAGCCCTCCGACGAGGCGGCCGAGGGCTTCCACCCCCTGGACCGGCTCAGCGACGTTCTGCACGCCTACGGCCACCTCCTCATGGACCTGCACGAGGCCGGTGCCACCTGGGTCCAGCTCGATGAGCCCGCCCTGGTCTCCGACTCCTGGAACGTTGAGCGTCAGCGTGTCCTCGACGCCGTGCGCGACGCCTACACCTGGCTGGGCGCCATCGTGGAGCGTCCCCAGATCCTCGTGGCCGGAACCTACGGCTCACTGGGTGACGCCCTGCCCGTGCTCGGGCATGCCCCGATCGAGGCGCTGGGCCTCGACCTCGTGGCCGGCTCCCTGCCTGAGACCGGCGATCTGGCGGCACTGGAGGGCAAGGCCGTCGTTGCCGGTGTCGTCTCAGGACGCAACATCTGGCGCACCGACCTGAACCGGGCCATGGAAACGCTCGAGCAGCTGCGCGAGCGACTTCCCGAGGGCACCCCCATTACTGTGGCGACCTCCACCTCCCTGCAGCACGTGCCGCACGATGTCGAGCGCGAGACCGCCATCGACCCGGAGATCCGCTCCTGGCTCGCCTTCGCCGATCAGAAGGTCGGCGAGGTCATCACCCTGGCCAAGGGCCTGAGCCAGGGCCGTGACGCCATTGCCGCAGAGCTCACCCAGGACGCCGACCTGCGCAACCAGCGCGCCGCCCACCCGGGTGTGCGCCGTGACGAGGTGCGCACCGCCGTCGACGCCGTCACGGACGCCGACCGCACCCGCGCCCCTTACACCGAGCGCAAGGCGGCCCAGGACGAGCGCCTCGGCCTTCCCGAGCTTCCCACCACCACTATCGGATCCTTCCCTCAGACCGCTGAGATCCGTAAGGCCCGCGCCGCCTGGCGCAAGGGCGAGATCGACGCCGCCGCCTACGACGCCGCCATGCGCGCCGAGATCGCCAGTGTCGTCGCCCTTCAGGAACGTCTCGGCCTGGACGTCCTGGTCCATGGAGAGGCCGAGCGTAACGACATGGTCCAGTACTTCGCCGAGCTGCTCGACGGCTTCGTGACCACGGAGCACGGCTGGGTCCAGTCCTACGGATCGCGCTGCACCCGCCCCTCCATCCTGTGGGGCGACGTCGCCCGTCCCGAGCCCATGACGGTGGCCTGGTCGGCCTACGCCCAGTCCCTGACCGACAAGCCCCTCAAGGGTATGCTCACCGGCCCGGTGACGATCATGGCCTGGTCCTTCGTGCGCGACGACATCCCGCGCGCCCAGGTCGCCGACCAGCTGGGGCTGGCCCTGCGTGCGGAGGTGGCGGACCTCGAGGCCGCCGGTATCGGCGTCATCCAGGTCGACGAGCCCGCCATCCGTGAGACCCTGCCGCTGCGGCGCGCCGACCGCCCCGCCTACCTGGAGTGGTCCGTCGGCTCCTTCCGTCTGGCCACCGGAGGGGCGGCTCCCGCCACCCAGATCCACACCCACCTTTGCTACTCGGAGTTCGACGTCGTCATCGACGCGGTCGACCACCTCGACGCCGACGTGACCTCCATCGAGGCCTCCCGCTCGCGCATGGACATCCTTCCCGCGGTGGCCGAGCACGGCTTCGAGCGTCAGCTCGGCCCGGGCGTGTGGGATATTCACTCCCCGCGCGTGCCCAGCCAGTCCGAGTGCACCGAGCTGCTCCAGCGGGCCGTCGACGCCCTTGGGGCCGAAAAGGTCTGGGTCAACCCCGACTGCGGCCTCAAGACCCGCGCCTACCCCGAGACCGAGGCGAGCCTGGCCAGCCTCGTCGGTGCCGCCCGCGCTGTGCGCGGAGGCCGATGA
- a CDS encoding methylenetetrahydrofolate reductase, whose product MRDNEPTDEPTAAAGSCGDGLSNADPGTVRPLPTVSLELFPPRPGKAASATWGRIDRLLATGPDFVSVTYRPTFVSDPAGGNSDGGHEGSPSKPAAGRCDVAPRVRVAQERTNPSECVLAHVLESSTIPLMAHLTCIGYCKQEAVDIVTRFLRMGVRRFLALRGDPPAGTRADDVAGELRHADDLVRVIREVEADFFGDGRRHVTIAVAAYPAANDHIEAIEVLAAKQAAGADLAITQVFYDAADYVALTNAASYAGVSIPILPGVIPLTDLRRLTRLEALTGVRVPESLRSSLGSASGATLVERGIGATLDLATALLRAGAPGLHLYTFNRTRPALDVISHLRLGGILAGAAPDREVRDAVDRGYLQATPGRGPSFLRCGTPGAALSSRHPVQPHTTITKENA is encoded by the coding sequence GTGCGAGACAACGAGCCCACTGATGAGCCAACCGCCGCGGCAGGGAGCTGCGGTGACGGCCTGAGTAACGCCGACCCCGGAACCGTCCGGCCGTTGCCCACCGTCAGCCTGGAGCTCTTCCCGCCACGTCCGGGTAAGGCCGCCTCGGCCACCTGGGGCCGCATTGACAGGCTTCTTGCCACCGGACCCGACTTCGTCTCGGTGACCTACCGCCCCACCTTCGTCTCCGACCCCGCAGGAGGCAACAGCGACGGGGGTCATGAGGGGAGTCCTTCGAAGCCGGCAGCGGGCCGGTGCGACGTCGCGCCCCGCGTGCGCGTGGCCCAGGAGCGGACCAATCCGTCCGAGTGCGTGCTCGCCCACGTTCTGGAGTCCAGCACCATTCCCCTCATGGCGCATCTGACCTGTATCGGCTACTGCAAGCAGGAGGCCGTCGACATCGTCACCCGCTTCCTTCGTATGGGGGTGCGGCGCTTCCTCGCCCTGCGCGGTGACCCCCCAGCCGGTACCCGGGCCGACGACGTCGCTGGGGAGCTGCGCCATGCCGACGACCTCGTCCGGGTCATCCGGGAGGTTGAGGCCGACTTCTTCGGAGACGGCAGGCGCCACGTCACGATCGCCGTGGCCGCCTACCCGGCCGCTAATGACCATATCGAGGCCATCGAGGTCCTGGCCGCCAAACAGGCCGCCGGAGCCGACCTGGCGATCACCCAGGTGTTCTACGACGCGGCCGACTACGTGGCGCTGACCAACGCGGCCTCCTACGCGGGTGTGAGCATCCCGATCCTCCCCGGGGTGATCCCTCTGACCGACCTGCGTCGGCTCACCCGTCTCGAGGCACTCACCGGGGTGCGCGTGCCCGAGAGCCTGCGATCCTCACTGGGATCGGCCAGCGGCGCCACCCTCGTGGAACGCGGTATCGGCGCGACGCTCGACCTGGCCACTGCGCTGCTGCGCGCCGGGGCTCCCGGACTGCACCTGTACACCTTCAACCGCACTCGGCCGGCCCTCGACGTCATCAGCCACCTGCGTCTGGGTGGCATCCTGGCCGGAGCCGCGCCCGACCGGGAAGTGCGCGACGCCGTCGATCGCGGGTATCTCCAGGCCACCCCCGGTCGAGGCCCCTCCTTCCTGCGCTGCGGCACTCCCGGTGCAGCACTCTCTTCCCGCCACCCTGTCCAGCCCCACACCACCATCACCAAGGAGAACGCATGA
- the hisD gene encoding histidinol dehydrogenase produces the protein MLTRTDLRSNRLSARQLAQALPRAALDVASAQSAVAPLIEDVRSRGAAALRDAAERFDGVRPVHLRVPAAAIAQALDDLDPSVREALELSIAHNRVGHAAQVPAERTTEVVPGGRVTQCWIPVERVGLYVPGGLAVYPSSVVMNAVAAQVAGVEQIALASPPQAEFAGLPHPTILAACALLGITEVYAVGGAQAVAMLAYGADAQDDTDRADAGGEVLCRGVDVITGPGNVYVAAAKRAVMGAVGIDAEAGPTEIAVLADAGANPEYVAADLLSQAEHDPNAGSVLITDSPELADAVDAALERRLSATRHLERASTALNGPQSGTVLVRDLTQAIEVANAYAAEHLEIHTSDAPEVARRIRNAGAIFIGPYSPVPLGDYLAGSNHVLPTGGTARFAAGLSVMAFLKPVQLIEYSACALEAMTPALEVLAGCEDLPAHGEAARARRQ, from the coding sequence ATGCTCACCCGCACTGATCTGCGCAGTAACCGACTCTCTGCACGCCAGCTGGCACAGGCCCTACCGCGGGCCGCCCTTGACGTCGCCTCCGCCCAGTCCGCAGTGGCTCCACTGATCGAGGACGTCCGCTCCCGGGGCGCAGCTGCACTGCGCGACGCCGCTGAGCGCTTCGACGGCGTGCGCCCCGTTCACCTGCGTGTGCCCGCTGCGGCCATCGCCCAGGCGCTCGACGACCTGGACCCGTCGGTGCGCGAGGCCCTCGAGCTGTCCATCGCCCACAACCGGGTCGGGCACGCCGCCCAGGTACCCGCCGAGCGCACTACGGAGGTGGTCCCCGGAGGCAGGGTGACCCAGTGCTGGATCCCCGTCGAGCGCGTCGGGCTCTACGTTCCCGGAGGACTGGCCGTCTACCCCTCCAGCGTGGTGATGAACGCGGTGGCCGCCCAGGTCGCCGGCGTTGAGCAGATCGCCCTGGCCAGCCCGCCGCAGGCCGAGTTCGCAGGTCTGCCTCACCCGACGATCCTGGCGGCGTGCGCGCTGCTCGGGATCACCGAGGTCTACGCCGTCGGCGGTGCCCAGGCAGTCGCGATGCTCGCCTACGGTGCTGACGCCCAGGACGACACCGACCGTGCAGACGCCGGGGGAGAGGTCCTGTGCCGGGGCGTCGACGTCATCACCGGTCCCGGCAACGTCTACGTGGCGGCTGCCAAGCGAGCCGTCATGGGAGCGGTCGGCATCGACGCCGAGGCGGGGCCTACCGAGATCGCCGTCCTGGCCGACGCCGGGGCCAACCCCGAGTACGTGGCCGCCGACCTGCTCTCCCAGGCGGAGCATGACCCCAACGCCGGCAGCGTCCTCATCACCGACTCCCCGGAGCTGGCCGACGCCGTCGATGCGGCGCTTGAGCGCAGGCTCAGTGCGACCCGGCACCTGGAACGGGCATCGACCGCCCTGAACGGTCCGCAGTCGGGAACCGTTCTAGTACGTGACCTCACGCAGGCCATTGAGGTTGCCAACGCCTACGCGGCCGAGCATCTGGAGATCCACACGTCCGATGCTCCAGAGGTCGCGCGTCGGATCCGCAACGCCGGCGCCATCTTCATCGGGCCCTACAGCCCTGTGCCCCTGGGGGATTACCTGGCCGGCTCCAACCATGTCCTGCCCACCGGTGGGACCGCCCGATTCGCGGCTGGACTGAGCGTGATGGCCTTCCTCAAACCGGTCCAGCTCATCGAGTACAGTGCGTGCGCCCTGGAGGCCATGACTCCTGCGCTGGAGGTTCTGGCAGGCTGCGAGGACCTGCCCGCCCACGGTGAGGCGGCCCGTGCCCGGAGGCAGTGA
- a CDS encoding RNA-binding S4 domain-containing protein, whose protein sequence is MTHVTSQRASRYPVVSVAGSIRLGQFLKLAGLVEDGAQARIAIQSGDVTVNGAIETRRGHHLADGDVVVVDHPADQVGAAVKQLGPGQ, encoded by the coding sequence ATGACGCATGTAACATCCCAGCGGGCATCCCGGTACCCGGTCGTCTCAGTGGCTGGAAGCATCAGGCTCGGACAGTTCCTCAAGCTGGCTGGCCTGGTGGAGGACGGTGCGCAGGCACGCATCGCCATCCAGTCCGGCGACGTCACCGTCAACGGCGCCATTGAGACGCGTCGCGGGCACCACCTGGCCGACGGTGACGTGGTTGTCGTCGATCACCCCGCAGACCAGGTGGGCGCCGCCGTCAAGCAGCTGGGGCCCGGGCAATGA
- a CDS encoding glycosyltransferase family 2 protein, with protein MRTQTPFMPMDFDSSSPLGILDRIGWWGALGMIAVALAYTFFMLIVSRGAPRHGGPSQPDAPLLIVILMPCLNEAAVIGASVRRLISIPDPGLRIMVIDDGSDDDTAQVAAQAGDERVEVVRRRPPHARLGKGEALNDALSIVRSRCTTASSSRVVVGVMDADGRLDPHAIEEVRRAFAPQEVGAVQMGVRINNRFGSLLARMQDMEFVIFTEVFQRGRRRVHSVGMGGNAQFVRLSALDALGPRPWTRSLTEDFDLGIRLNATSWTNEFWPAASVHQQGVTNMRRLMRQRTRWFQGNLQALHLLRSVAREQRGLGRADTLWQILTPYLLLTGSLLTLSFLITMVTAGVAAVLRWEQSWIWLVGAYVIAFGPALIYAWIYWRIERREGLNLLKAVGYAHLFVLYGLLPSLYGWRAVARELTGRTGWAKTAREAEPAQGKQTAPSRPAAGPNGSASAGSPLPSKQRPPSAPARTEPLTAPQAAGPGSAVPAVPARPLLNPTAMIVRRPRRTSSNLTNEEMR; from the coding sequence ATGAGGACGCAGACCCCGTTCATGCCTATGGACTTCGATTCCTCGAGCCCCCTGGGAATCCTCGACCGTATCGGTTGGTGGGGTGCCCTGGGGATGATCGCAGTGGCGCTCGCATACACGTTCTTCATGCTCATCGTCTCCCGCGGGGCCCCACGGCACGGTGGGCCCTCGCAGCCGGATGCGCCACTGCTCATCGTCATACTCATGCCCTGCCTCAACGAGGCGGCGGTCATCGGCGCCAGTGTCAGGCGGCTCATCTCGATCCCGGATCCGGGCCTGCGCATCATGGTTATCGACGACGGCTCCGACGACGACACTGCCCAGGTGGCCGCCCAGGCCGGCGACGAGCGTGTCGAGGTGGTTCGCCGTCGTCCTCCCCACGCCCGCCTGGGCAAGGGGGAAGCGCTCAATGACGCACTATCGATCGTGCGCTCCCGATGCACCACGGCGTCCTCCTCGCGAGTCGTCGTCGGAGTCATGGATGCAGACGGCAGGCTCGATCCCCACGCCATCGAGGAGGTCCGCAGAGCCTTCGCCCCGCAGGAGGTCGGCGCCGTCCAGATGGGGGTGCGCATCAACAACCGTTTCGGTTCTCTGCTCGCCCGCATGCAGGACATGGAGTTCGTGATCTTCACCGAGGTCTTCCAGCGGGGACGGCGCCGAGTCCACAGCGTCGGCATGGGCGGCAATGCCCAGTTCGTCCGCCTCAGCGCGCTCGACGCGCTGGGACCCCGACCCTGGACCCGGTCGCTGACCGAGGACTTCGACCTGGGTATCCGGCTCAACGCCACCAGCTGGACCAACGAGTTCTGGCCCGCGGCCTCCGTTCACCAGCAGGGCGTGACCAACATGCGCCGCCTCATGCGCCAACGTACCCGCTGGTTCCAGGGAAACCTCCAGGCACTGCACCTGCTGCGATCCGTCGCCCGCGAGCAGCGTGGCCTGGGGCGCGCCGACACCCTCTGGCAGATCCTCACGCCCTACCTGCTCCTGACCGGGTCCCTGCTGACCCTGTCCTTCCTCATCACCATGGTGACCGCCGGTGTGGCCGCGGTCCTGAGATGGGAGCAGTCATGGATATGGCTCGTGGGGGCCTACGTCATCGCCTTCGGGCCGGCGCTCATCTACGCCTGGATCTACTGGCGCATCGAGCGCCGTGAGGGTTTGAACCTGCTCAAGGCCGTGGGCTACGCGCACCTGTTCGTCCTGTACGGGCTCCTGCCCAGCCTCTACGGCTGGCGAGCTGTCGCCCGGGAGCTGACCGGGCGCACCGGGTGGGCCAAGACCGCTCGCGAGGCGGAGCCGGCTCAAGGAAAGCAGACCGCCCCCAGCAGACCGGCTGCCGGCCCCAACGGATCGGCATCCGCGGGCTCACCGCTACCGAGCAAGCAGCGGCCACCCAGCGCGCCTGCGAGGACGGAGCCCCTGACGGCTCCACAGGCCGCGGGGCCGGGCAGTGCTGTCCCGGCCGTTCCGGCCCGCCCCCTGCTGAACCCCACCGCCATGATCGTGCGCCGACCCCGCCGTACATCCAGCAATCTGACCAATGAGGAGATGAGATGA
- a CDS encoding right-handed parallel beta-helix repeat-containing protein, producing the protein MKRRIVAQMAILALSLSAPVLAVTHAPEAAAADGNTIHVSAEGGSDAGDGSAAKPLQTIGAALKKAGGGDTIELANGTYREGELAVDKGVTIKAAEGAKPVLTGAEVPASWNAGGDGKWSTGKDMVRFCTVCTINADPTKEGIAAHPEQVFVDGKPLTQVLSRDEVTESTFYVDDPDPVTLNNPHNNQAGYKAKPHRGTSYVIGVDPNQHQVEVVQHSRALSFNADNISLSGLTVEKYSAVQRWDYNDPEIGTISGGGMIVAAHGAPRIENSTFRYSSTAGALQVIDSTNAVVSNNLFENNGSNAFGINDSSGAKVENNLWRNNNTSGFITKDCGAYCTLADTKITHSKNIRFANNTVDYSATGVDISDPTAYDQNRAAGVWFDEGVIDSEIVGNYFVNVPVAVFNEVSSNNLIASNIVAGAGIGIHVSGSNDTRVWNNTVSHALTSLWVQEDTRSDGCNARNAQGVCTQVQKWSAEHGLSWDATNTTVMNNIFSSEQTTPMPGDPWRYSAMVQVLGGANQDGSGAVYANEMVTTIDYDAYYRHENPQTLSTTVLWNWGPDRKTQSVNAEKLSDFTASSSVKAAGKESNGLDLHGSPENNPFFVKESANPMDKTSDFHLKEGSPASGNGHALPEDIAKTLGVNANVAVDRGALVNVAWGGGAVPGAGDTPADNGGNNGGNANNNANNNAGNNNGGKGDNAGNNGGNNNGGNANNNAGGNGGKSGNQPSTAVSPNTNGSTAADSATSGSATGTAGQGAQTASPSGSKAGAGQKNSGIAKPGGNAQAGQGQAAAAAAATGGGRLPLTGASMTAIVLAVAAIALGGGFVLVRRRMSS; encoded by the coding sequence ATGAAGCGTCGAATCGTCGCCCAGATGGCGATACTCGCTCTATCGCTGTCGGCGCCTGTTCTGGCTGTGACTCATGCGCCAGAAGCAGCCGCTGCGGACGGCAACACCATTCACGTCTCGGCCGAGGGTGGCTCGGACGCGGGAGACGGATCCGCTGCCAAGCCCCTCCAGACCATTGGGGCCGCCCTGAAGAAGGCCGGCGGCGGAGACACCATCGAGCTGGCCAACGGCACCTACCGTGAGGGTGAGCTCGCCGTGGACAAGGGCGTGACCATCAAGGCGGCCGAAGGTGCCAAGCCGGTCCTCACCGGCGCCGAGGTCCCCGCCAGCTGGAACGCCGGCGGTGACGGAAAGTGGTCCACTGGCAAGGACATGGTCCGCTTCTGCACGGTCTGCACCATCAATGCCGACCCCACCAAGGAAGGGATCGCCGCCCACCCCGAGCAGGTGTTCGTCGACGGCAAGCCCCTGACCCAGGTGCTCAGTCGCGACGAGGTCACCGAGTCCACCTTCTACGTCGATGACCCCGACCCGGTCACCCTGAACAACCCGCACAACAACCAGGCCGGCTACAAGGCCAAGCCGCACCGGGGCACCTCCTACGTCATCGGCGTCGACCCCAACCAGCACCAGGTCGAGGTGGTTCAGCACTCTCGCGCCCTGTCCTTCAACGCCGACAACATCTCCCTGTCAGGGCTGACCGTGGAGAAGTACTCCGCGGTACAGCGCTGGGACTACAACGACCCTGAGATCGGCACCATCTCCGGTGGTGGAATGATCGTGGCCGCACATGGTGCTCCTCGTATCGAGAACTCCACCTTCCGCTACTCCTCGACCGCCGGAGCGCTGCAGGTCATCGACTCGACCAACGCGGTCGTGTCGAACAACCTGTTCGAGAACAACGGCTCCAACGCCTTCGGCATCAATGACTCCAGCGGAGCCAAGGTGGAGAACAACCTGTGGAGGAACAACAACACCTCCGGCTTCATCACGAAGGACTGTGGTGCCTACTGCACCCTGGCCGATACCAAGATCACCCACTCCAAGAACATCCGCTTCGCCAATAACACGGTGGACTACTCGGCCACCGGTGTGGACATCTCCGACCCCACGGCCTATGACCAGAACCGGGCCGCGGGCGTCTGGTTCGACGAGGGCGTGATCGACTCCGAGATCGTTGGCAACTACTTCGTCAACGTCCCGGTGGCGGTCTTCAACGAGGTCTCCTCCAACAACCTCATCGCCTCCAACATCGTGGCCGGAGCCGGTATCGGCATCCACGTCTCCGGGTCCAATGACACCCGCGTGTGGAACAACACCGTCTCCCATGCGCTCACCAGCCTGTGGGTCCAGGAGGACACCCGTTCCGACGGCTGCAACGCCCGCAACGCTCAGGGTGTGTGCACCCAGGTTCAGAAGTGGAGCGCCGAGCACGGACTGAGCTGGGACGCCACCAACACCACGGTGATGAACAACATCTTCTCCTCCGAGCAGACCACCCCCATGCCCGGGGACCCGTGGCGCTACTCGGCCATGGTTCAGGTCCTCGGTGGGGCCAACCAGGACGGTTCCGGCGCGGTCTACGCCAACGAGATGGTCACCACCATCGACTACGACGCCTACTACCGCCACGAGAACCCTCAGACCCTGTCCACCACGGTCCTGTGGAACTGGGGCCCGGACCGCAAGACCCAGTCGGTCAACGCCGAGAAGCTCTCCGACTTCACGGCCAGCTCGAGCGTCAAGGCTGCAGGTAAGGAGTCCAACGGTCTGGACCTGCACGGCTCTCCGGAGAACAACCCGTTCTTCGTCAAGGAGTCGGCCAACCCGATGGACAAGACCTCGGACTTCCACCTCAAGGAGGGAAGCCCCGCCTCCGGCAACGGCCACGCCCTGCCCGAGGACATCGCCAAGACCCTCGGCGTCAATGCCAACGTCGCCGTGGACCGCGGTGCACTGGTCAACGTCGCCTGGGGCGGTGGCGCCGTTCCCGGTGCCGGCGACACCCCCGCCGACAACGGTGGCAACAACGGCGGCAATGCCAATAACAATGCCAATAACAATGCCGGCAACAACAACGGCGGCAAGGGAGACAACGCTGGCAACAACGGCGGCAACAACAACGGTGGTAATGCCAACAACAACGCCGGGGGTAACGGCGGGAAGAGCGGCAACCAGCCCTCCACCGCTGTCTCCCCGAACACCAACGGCTCCACCGCCGCCGACAGTGCTACCAGTGGTAGTGCTACCGGCACCGCCGGGCAGGGCGCGCAGACCGCCAGCCCCTCTGGCTCCAAGGCGGGTGCTGGGCAGAAGAACTCCGGCATCGCCAAGCCTGGCGGCAACGCTCAGGCCGGTCAGGGCCAGGCCGCTGCAGCTGCAGCAGCTACCGGTGGTGGTCGCCTTCCGCTCACCGGCGCCAGCATGACCGCCATTGTCCTGGCGGTGGCCGCCATCGCCCTGGGCGGCGGATTCGTCCTGGTGCGTCGCCGCATGTCCAGCTGA
- the wecB gene encoding non-hydrolyzing UDP-N-acetylglucosamine 2-epimerase: MTTDSTQTGSPLRIMLVYGTRPEAIKLAPLVAAMGDDQRFAPIVVVTGQHREMLDQVHEFFGIVPDDDLDIHSPGQTLTQITNRCLQGVGRAIEVHRPDAVVVQGDTTSAFAAALAAFYHTVPVLHVEAGLRTGDISSPFPEEANRRLISQVTALHLCPTTTSRDNLLRESTDPQTVSVTGNTVIDALLVAVDRRVPPPDEELAAALKDASRRVVLVTAHRRESWGEPMRAIGRAVARLAEKHPETLFVLPVHRNPKVREDLLPQIEGHPNVIWCDPLEYGAFCALIDRCDVVLTDSGGVQEEAPALSKPVLVMRDNTERPEAIAFGVADLVGTDEDRIVERVSTLLTDEAAYAAMAQAANPYGDGHACKRILAVIAALFGRGVPLPEFEPVPTSSKECS, from the coding sequence ATGACAACCGACTCCACGCAAACGGGCAGCCCCCTGAGGATCATGCTCGTCTACGGCACCCGCCCGGAGGCGATCAAGCTCGCCCCCCTGGTGGCAGCCATGGGTGACGACCAGCGCTTCGCCCCCATCGTCGTCGTCACCGGACAGCACCGTGAGATGCTCGACCAGGTGCACGAGTTCTTCGGCATCGTGCCCGACGACGACCTCGACATCCACTCGCCGGGACAGACGCTCACCCAGATCACCAACCGCTGTCTGCAAGGGGTGGGCCGGGCGATCGAGGTCCATCGGCCAGACGCCGTCGTCGTCCAGGGGGACACCACCTCCGCCTTCGCCGCCGCGCTCGCGGCCTTCTACCACACGGTCCCGGTCCTTCACGTCGAGGCAGGTCTGCGCACCGGTGACATCTCCTCACCCTTCCCCGAGGAGGCCAACCGGCGGCTCATCAGCCAGGTGACCGCCCTGCACCTGTGCCCCACCACCACCAGCCGGGACAACCTGCTGCGCGAGAGCACCGACCCGCAGACCGTCAGCGTCACGGGCAACACGGTCATCGACGCCCTCCTGGTCGCCGTCGACCGCCGGGTTCCGCCACCGGACGAGGAGCTGGCAGCAGCACTGAAGGACGCCTCCCGACGAGTCGTGCTCGTCACGGCCCACCGCCGTGAGTCCTGGGGCGAGCCGATGCGGGCCATCGGCCGTGCCGTCGCGCGCCTGGCCGAGAAGCACCCCGAGACGCTCTTCGTGCTGCCAGTCCACCGCAACCCCAAGGTTCGCGAGGACCTCCTGCCCCAGATCGAGGGCCACCCCAACGTCATCTGGTGCGATCCGCTGGAGTACGGTGCCTTCTGCGCCCTCATCGACCGCTGCGACGTCGTCCTCACCGACTCCGGCGGTGTTCAGGAGGAGGCCCCAGCCCTGTCCAAACCTGTCCTGGTCATGCGGGACAACACCGAGCGTCCCGAGGCCATCGCCTTCGGGGTCGCCGATCTGGTCGGGACCGACGAGGACCGCATCGTCGAGCGGGTCTCCACCCTGCTGACCGACGAGGCGGCCTACGCGGCCATGGCCCAGGCCGCCAACCCCTACGGCGACGGGCACGCCTGCAAGCGCATCCTGGCCGTCATCGCCGCCCTGTTCGGCCGCGGTGTTCCCCTTCCCGAGTTCGAGCCCGTTCCCACCTCGT